Genomic segment of Mauremys mutica isolate MM-2020 ecotype Southern chromosome 22, ASM2049712v1, whole genome shotgun sequence:
tatgtatagttggggttattttttccaatgtgcattactttacatttatccacattaaatttcatttgccattttgttgcccaatcacttagttttgtgagatctttttgaagttcttcacaatctgctttggtcttaactatcttgagtagtttagtatcatctgcaaactttgccacctcactgtttacccctttctccagatcatttatgaataaattgaataggactggtcctaggactgacccttggggaacaccactagttacccctctccattctgagaatttaccattaattcctaccctttgttccctgtccattaaccagttctcaatccatgaaaggaccttcccttttatcccatgacagcttaatttacataagagcctttggtgagggaccttgtcaaaggctttctggaaatctaagtacactatgtccaccggatcccccttgtccacatgtttgttgaccccttcaaagaactctaatagattagtaagacacgatttccctttacagaaaccatgttgactattgctcaagagtttatgtttttctatgtgtctgacaattttattctttactatatagtggcaggggctggtgcctgcaagCATACAAGCTCACATAGACTCAACTATTGCCGTACAGATGTGCACTAGCTTTGGAGGCATTTGCCTTGATGAGCTTGAAAGTGGTAACACAGCACATGATAGTCCCTACACTGTTTATTCAAAGCAGGGTGTCTGGCAATGCCAGTCCAAGGGCAAGGTGAGTAACATCACAGTCTTCTTGAAGACGAATTGACGTTTTGCAAATGGCCTGTATAAATATAATTCTTAATCCAAAGGCGCTCTCAACTTCTGTATTCCCTGCAACTTCTGTGCTTCCTGTCGCATTTCCCATAATAATCCACCCTGCACTTTTTCCTGCCATGCACTCTGTATGCACACGCCACATAAGAGCATTTACTACATGCCTTTGTTTCCAAGAATTGGAAAAAGATCATTAGGAAGCATAATAATGTGCCTTTTCTGTTCATACAGGAGCAAAAGCAATCCTCACTGCAAGTGACAACCATACCCAAAAATGTAAAGAATTCAGATTTTTTAATGTCACTCAGAGTAATGTACATTTTAAGTGATCCCTTGTGTGTATTTGCTTCtgaattctctctttttttcccttctattTCATAAAATTATTTATTGCTAAATCATGGTACTCATACACCATGAATATCTGAGTCTGAAGAAAGAACACTGTGATTTTAAGAACAGCTGCAAATGAAGACGTTGGTATATGCCTTCTTTTACTGATGACATCGgttgtgaaatctggtctctatAATACTCTTTTATACAGCATTTGTTAGGAGTTAATGTTATCACCAAAAATGCTAATCAGAATCTTAATATTAAAACATTACTTTATAGCTCCTTGTTAGTATTAATTTTAATAACTAGTCTGTATGAAATGGCTGTTTTACTCACACTTTTATTAAATGTTGATGAAAGACATACCAACTAAAAAAATACTTCTACAGCCTACAAGATACAAATATAAGAAAACTATCAAATTAAATATCAAATGCACTAAAATAAGAGAAATTAAATGTATTGTCCTTCCTTGTGCTTTGGTTTAGGTATTGCTAGTGTCAGTGATCATGGATGGATCAATAATAAAGGTTTTCATCTAGCTGATATCTCATTGTATTGACACTATTCAATGACTTGTTATAGCTAGAATGGATTTTTAGGGTGATTTTCTAAAGAAGAATTATATATTCTTGGAATGTTGGTGGGTCTTACCCTTTGAATTATAATCTTTAAGGAGCTGCATAATTTTGTAGCAAACTATTTTGATTGAAAGTCATTAAAGAAAAGAGTTTTCTCTGAAGTGTTTGTAAACACAGTCCAAAAACACACATTCATTATCGGGAAGTTTTTCACGTGTGATCTTTATTATTCTAATTATACTGCAAACCCACAAAAGGGAAGGAAACATACAAGTTTAAATAAGTCATATTTTGCAGATGAATAGGGGGcactttttaaatttttgcaACAAAATTGCATGTCCTACAGTCCAAAAACCAAAAGTACTAAGGACACCCAACAACCAAATCGActcttaataaaaaaataaattacaaaaattaCAAAATACCCTAAAGAGACACTGCAATGGAATTTGGAGTGTTTGCACAGAAATGGTTTAAACTAGAACATTGAAGAAAACTTAAGAAATCAATCTTTCCTTATGTTTCTTCCAACAAAAACTTGCATTCAATATCAAATGTCTGTCAACAAGCATTGTGCCTTTCTTTCTTGTCTGTACCTTATACCAGGAAATGTTTTGTTAACTGGAAATTCAAGATATTTCActgtaatgtaaataaataaaaagcaagccTGAGCCATCGTTTAAAACTGTTATATACAACTCTGCAATGCAGAGATGGATTTGCAGTTTCATAGCTTGATATGTTTCAGGCTATCAGCCGAAGGTGTAGGTATAAAACCGCTGGAGAGTTGTGAACTGCGGAATGATGGAATTCATACACCATGCACTCGCAATGAAACGTGAGTCAGACTTTCAACTAGTTTTCAACTccgttaaaaacaaaaatattctaaAACTGATTCACATCAGCAAACGATTCATAAATCATACTTAGGATGTAGGTAAGCTATTAAAATTATATAAGATCAATTTTACTACATAAATTCGATTCTTTTTTTTCTGGATGTCTTAAGAAAAATCAAGTTTGTTAGCAATACTTCTTTCCCCCTTTACAAGCTTGGAATCGTATATAATGTATTTTTCTTACCTGCATCTTTGGAGAAACTTTATGCAATTCAATGTTTAAATATATGCATTCGCTGGAGTGTGTCTGATTTTAAATGGTAATTTACAATAATATTAAGAGAAATTGTCTGGATACACCATTCATTGTCATTGCATTGTGACTAAGCAAGCTTCTGTCTCACTCGAGTCGATGTATTCCTGATATTTAAGTCTCAACACCAGTGTACTAAAATAATGTACCGGGTATAAATTTGATGTTAAAATAGGGAAAGCTTTGCTAATGGATAAATGTTATCCATGCATTTCGAACGAGACCGGAAAACTGGAATATAGGGCCGTGATTTTGctattttatttgctattttaatATTCAGTTTTCAAAGCAAATGTCAAATTTGTACTTGTCTTTGAACGAAACTGGAAGTTCCTCCCATTTATACAAGTTTGCGGGACACACAAAACTATCTGCCAAATAACAGAAGGCTGGTTATAGTTTTGTCCACATTAGAGAATGTGGTGATCGTGTTTAAACTCCGTGTCCAAAACAATCGTGACTAGCTGACTCTCTTGACCTTGCCTACGCTGACAGCCTCGTGTTAGCTATCTCGGTTGTTTTTAAGTCGTGTTTAAACACGATCAAACTCCCATGCTTAATTGTGCTAGCTCAAAAGGGGACGCAAAAGTCGATAGCAGTTAACAAGCGTGAGCTGAATTAGAAATAACCAAGCCGGACAGATTCTACTCGCAACCAATGATATAAACGGGACTGCTCGCGCTACAATTAGGTTTACATCGAATCCAATACGTTTCTTTCCCAGACTGTACAAACAGATCCTTTCAAACGTGGCCTTAAAatattccctggctccagcacTAGCTGGGTCTACTAGGGATTGCTCGGGCCTGGGACAAGCTTTTTCAGCGACGGGTCAGACCGAGATCACATCTGCCTTGGTTATTGGGCAGAGGAGTCATGGCTCTTAGCACTCCGCCGGCAAAACCAGAGCAGGGGCCTCCAGTCAGCCGGGCCCTTCGCCTTGTGGGGAGAGGAACGAGCATGTCTATATTAGATGCGGGGTGGCGCAAAGATCCCCATCCTCGATGATGTCCACCTCATCTTCGTTCTCCTCCAGCAGGAAGGCGGGCGGCTGGCCGGCCTTGCGGGGGTCCGAGCTGGCTTTGTCGATCAGTTCAGGCTCGCTCGAGCTCTGCTCCAGGCACTCCTCCCCGCTGGGGTTCTTCGGGTCGTCCTGGGTTTTCCTCAGTTGCTTTTTGTGCTTCATTCTTCTGTTCTGGAACCACGTTTTTACCTGTGAGAGAAAGGGGAGGAACGCATGTCATTcgcatgtgccccagctccccaggAGGCACCGTCACCCCAGTGCATTGCATGAGCACACACGTCAGTagcatgtgccccagctccccagggGGCACCGTCACCCCAGTGCATTGCATGCGCACACACGTCAGTagcatgtgccccagctccccagggGGCACCGTCACCCCAGTGCATTGCATGAGCACACATGTCAGCagcatgtgccccagctccccagggGGCACCGTCACCCCAGTGCATTGCATGAGCACACATGTCAGCAGCATGCGCCCCAGCTCCCCAGGGGGCACCGTCACCCCAGTGCATTGCATGAGCACACATGTCAGCAGCATGCGCCCCAGCTTCACGAGTTGTCATTATCATGCTACCCGGCCTCAGACGGAGGTCCCCCATCCCAGGATCACAGCAGGAGGGCACCACGGGGGtggcagctgctccctgcttcccctcgGGCATTTCCCCAGCTCTTTGGGGCCCCGCAGAGCACGGGGAGGTCGAGGAGAAGCCTGGGGGCGGGAAGCAGAGCCGGGGGCAAGCCCCAGGGTCCCTTCCCGGGTGGGGTTCTCCATCCCCCGGGTGCTGCCCAGCGGCCACgggaacctccctccctcccccccatgctggGTACCTGGGTCTCGGAGAGGCTGAGGGCGGCGGCCAGCTCCACGCGCTCCGGGGTGGACAGGTAGCGCTGCATCTCGAACCTCTTCTCCAGGCCGGAGAGCTGCGAGTCGGAGAAGACGGTGCGGGCTTTGCGGCGGCGGCAGTGCTTGCCTGGCAGCTCGGCGTGCGGGTGGTGCTGGAAGAGGGCGGGCACGGGCATGCCTGCAGCGCGGGGCACAGGGGAGAGAGGCCGTGGGACGGGGCGGGGGCCGAGGCTGgagagccggggcgggggggggggtcctctcccccttccccagccccacctggagGGAAaggagctccccacccccctgcctggacAGGGCACCGCTCAGCCTTGTGTGTGTGGCCCGGGAGGTGTCCCTGGGCTGGCAGACCCCGCACCTAGGTAAGTCACCGTGGCCAGGCGACCCCAGCACCCACCCTACATTCTGTCCCAGGCCGGCATTTCCCTCCCGCACACAAAGAGTAAACCAGGAGGCTGTTTAGAATCTGGTACAGTTGTTCTCCTGGCCAGCAACTTGGCATTAACTCATTCCACAGACATCGCTCAGCTCGAGAAATGTTACACAGAAGGGCCCcccccttttttgttgttgttgtattccTTTTACACTTTCATTGGTGCGTGtgtgtaagtttaaaaaaaagtagttGTCATAAACACGGTCGGTATTTACAAATGTTGCTACAGGTGAAATTTTGGTCTGGTTGCAATTCAGGGGTCTAGAATAAAGACAATGATAATTTAAAGACTATTATATATAAACACACCTGTGTATATACGTACTATAATTATACAAACATAAATGCACA
This window contains:
- the BSX gene encoding brain-specific homeobox protein homolog, which encodes MNLHFTSPVHPVSAPRPTSFFIEDILLHKPKSLREVPPEHFSSPLASRVPLLDYGYPLMPTPTLLAPHPHHALHKPEHHHPYFFTTSGMPVPALFQHHPHAELPGKHCRRRKARTVFSDSQLSGLEKRFEMQRYLSTPERVELAAALSLSETQVKTWFQNRRMKHKKQLRKTQDDPKNPSGEECLEQSSSEPELIDKASSDPRKAGQPPAFLLEENEDEVDIIEDGDLCATPHLI